From the Juglans microcarpa x Juglans regia isolate MS1-56 chromosome 7D, Jm3101_v1.0, whole genome shotgun sequence genome, the window GATATCTTTATGATCCAACTAGAAGGATTTCAAATTAAAGGACCTTACTGTATGGACTTAAGCAATCTTTAAGGCAGTGATACTTGAAGTCTAACCAAgctattttgaaaatgagatgtAAAATGAATCATCTAGATCATTGTgtatacatatgaaaaaataatagtaaattaacattattatcattatatgttgacgatATATTAGTAACAAATAATTGTCTAGATATGatgaatgaaacaaaagaattcttAAAATCTATGAAGCTGTCTATGTTCTTGGTATAAGAATTTATAGAGATAAAAGttcaaatatgttatatttagattaataaaaatatctagaaaaagtacttaaaatatttggtatgaaaaattgtaaatcCTTAAATACACCTATTTGCAAAgatcatgatttaaataaaagtatatgcCCAAAAGATGAGGAAAAAATAAGCGAAATGCTTAAAATTCCCTATACTCAAGCTGTGAGAAGCCACATGTATGCAATAATAAGTACAAGACTAGATATTCGTCATGCTGTAGAATTGGTTAGTATATATCAATTTGATCCAGTTAAGGAACATTGGCAAACAGTGAAGCATATTTGAAGGTATTTACAATgtatcaaaaatataaaattatgttttggaatcAGTGATCTAAAATTAATCgttatagtgatgctgattttgAAAGtgatatagaaaataaaaaatctacaagtggatatatatttctatttggtggaACAATAGTTTCTTAGTTGAGTAAGAAATAGGGCTGTATTGCTGAGTCTACTATAGAAGTAGAAATATTGCTTGTAGTACTGTAGTGAGTAATGCGGTGTGGATGAAATGCATTATTGAAAGCTTAAATTTATATACATCCACAGAACCAATTAAtgtgttttgtgataatcagtctatcatctcattaataaaaaatggaatatggagttccaaaaaaaaatacgtTGATGTgcattatcattatattttagatataggGGAAAGAGATGAAGTCAATGTTAATCTTATTTTCTCAACCAAGATGGTAGCAGATTCAATGACCAAAGAATTGTCTCTAGAGAAATTCAGAGAACATAATAATAGAATGAGATTGAGAGATACCTAGATGAAGTAACCAAATGGTTGACATGCATAACTCAGGAAATTATAGGGACGCCTAGAAAAATGGATTTATGGTgatatccaaataaaaaattttgatcatTTGTAAAATCGTTGATAAGGTGATTAAGGAAAACCTCAGGAATGGCTTTAAGGTGAGTACTTGATAGAATTTCAATGCAGGTTGATTAACCAAATAATTGAttaatcatttgtaaattcGTTGATAAGGTGATTAGGGAAAGTCTCAGAAATAATATCTAGAGGAAGTACTTAACGAAAATTTAGTGCAAGTCGGTACATGTGTTATGTATTCGGCTGAAGTTTTCGATTGTGATAGGGATATTGATTATTAATCCAGTCACAAAGAATTGATATCTTTTACTAAAGTTTTAGTAAAATGAAGTCACCATTTATATGTGGTCAGTGAGAGCATATATGGTTGAGGGTGCGGTCTCAGTTAAGGTAATGACAAAAGCGTGCACACATAGAGGCTTGTCATGCTCTCATGTCAATCTATAAGAGTATGTAGATGAGAGTTAGGTAGTTAAAAGCTTATATTGGTACCAAGTTAAAATACTCAACTGGATCATCACCATTTTGTATGATCGAGTGAGAGATCTAATTCTAAGAGGTGTGATCACCAAGCAGTGTACCCATTAGAATAACACCCTCTCCATCGTGATGATTCCAATGGGGGTGATGGTTGAGGAAGTGTTAAGAGACACAACCTTTTAATTTAGTCAAAAGATTGTGTTGCTTATTAATGGTTGTGCTCTTTGCCAACCATTGTTTCACCAATGGTTGTGTCTCTTACCAACCGATACCTCATGGTCTATAAATAATGACCATTTGTACACAATGAAGATACTTGATTCCCCTTTATTTGTCACCAATTTATGGAACACATACCCTCACAGGAGTATTACCGTATTCAATGATGGAACCAACAATTTTTCTCGAGGGGGGCAACTTTTCTATCGCACGAGctgtttatgtaaaataaaaaaatattacaaaatcataaagcatatataaaattaaattttgataattttccaaataacatagaaatgaaagtttaaaaacacaacttaatgtctgtttcagattttttacgacaatatttcatagaataatattcattcattattatttttgtaaatatgaaatatttagaaattattttcctcatagaaactatcaagtgatcttttagaatgtcatcttttttttttctttttttttttttaagaagagttaGGGTCACCTGTCTAGAAtgtcatcttttattttaatactaatttattttaatatttaaactaatttatcaaatttcaagtAAAACCTATCTATTTTAGTgtcacattaagcatataataCTACAACTGAAACCTTAAATAAACTTTTCCTTGCTCAATGAAGTTTAAAGGATAAATCAtttccaatatttttcatataaatcatcaatcttaaatggtttttctgatattttcactttggattctatattaaaaaaaacttaatattatataataaaaagctTCGGGGTCAatgctaatattttattatttctcaaaattttagttttaatttaattttagtgtggctacattcttgaaaatagatcatatatagaaattatacaaaatctaggtgttataggaaaataaaaatagagatagacatttctatgtatattgaaattttacaaaattttagaaagcatatgggaataaggaaattataaatttttttggaggggccaatttctatatatatggaattatgaataaaacttaggagctattttgaattttgaaacaaatttgGAGGGGCCATGGACCCCTTCAAGCTATATGTAGATCCGCCAATAACCATACTGTCAAAACTTTGTCCAATTTTCATCCATTTTTGTTGTCCAAATTTCTACAAATAAAAGCCAAAATTATTGCCTATAAAAGTGGCAGGGCCGGCTATTACATAAGGCGAGTTAGGCACTTGCCTAAGACCCCGCAATGAAAGAAGGcctaaaaaatactaaaagttaattattaaaaaaatctaaactaaatgttgttaaccttgaaaattgaaaaaaatcaattcttaAATCCACGGTAAAAAAAAGATAGACGTTAACAGGTTTTATATAGACTCTGCAACTTCACTTAGAAAAGTCAAAAGTCacaataaaatctcaaaaaaaaacgTTCCAAtctatctataaaaaaaattttagaacatCTCAAGTACTCTTATTTTATACctgaaatttacaaattttatttcatctctctTTGTACCCTAGATTCTAGTCTATAGTCTCTAATCTAACTCTCTTGCATCCATCTTATTCGTATTTGGCACTAGCAGCCTCACTCATCATTGCATCTCACTTACAGACGTTGAGCGGTATCTCTGTTGTGCTATGGTCAACGAAGGTAAAggtaaagatgaaaattttgtgttatATATAGTGAAATTTTATAGCAATAAAATAGCCACGTGACTTATCTTCTAATCTCTAGAACatcctttgttttctttttttattgtcttACTCTTCAAGACTTCAACCGATCATGCATAGCTACTAGAGGTTTTATAATTGATTTCACATGGCCAATGGCCAATGGGCCACATATTCCTTGacttttttgtcaaattttgttttttcctcaacttctataatgtataatttatttattgattttgaatattaatattaatatattttattttattctacagattaacaattttatataaaagtaatgcTTATCTATTATATAAAAGTGAAGCCCATTTGCTAAACTAGGTTCTATTgatttatgttaatatttattttattttagaatattcaTAAGCAAGGTAAGAATATTCTAACCATATTATcaattgagaatgaaatattagaacttgaatataaaaatttaattaacaattttacatctcaaaaaacaagaagaataatttttaaataaaaatatactttgatacaaaaaaaaatatcacattttaacTTTGGCTTTAGGCCTCAAAATCTATTGAGCCAACCCTGAAAAGTGGTaatgatttataatttacatATCCGTTCCTCCTTACTGCATGAAACTGGATTTTATAAGTGATTTTGTgaataaaaacttcaaaattacTAGTTTTTTGGAGTAATAACTCAGATGTAGCCAACGCAGGGCATAATTCTTTTAGCATTGACTGCAACTCTTGATTTCTTGAGACCACATCCAggaataaaatgaaaacaaaaataagatccGGATCACATTCTGTAAATTGTCAATGCTCATGTCTACTTTCACCGTGAAAGCAGCCCCACTCCAACACCTCTGGCTATCGCGTTTTATTCTCCATCTCGGTCACCTTCTAATCTATGTCATTTACTATCTATATTTGTCTCCATCTCCATGAACGTCACGCCTACCACCGTGCTGTTGAGTGGTTATTGGCCTCCTCAATTTCAAAACTAGCTCAAGAGGTGAGAAAGTATAGGGGTTGTCCCACTTCCGATTGTACAAGAGGCTGATAATCAGTTTATAAGTATGAGGGAAAACTTTAAAACTAGCTAATACTTGGAGCCAACAATCAAGTTCACCCCTAATATGGATGGCAGAGAAGTAAACGTGCCAAACGCCAGTAGCAAACGAGGCGGATGGATCACCTTCACCTTCATCaccggtctctctctctctctctctctctctctctctctcacacacacgcGAGCACAAAATGTTTTGGGCTGGCCAAATTCGTTAGTTGTTCACATGCATGTTATAACAGGGGCTGCGGCGGGCTTGACACTTGCAACGGGAGGTTGGTTGTCAAACTTGATTGTATATCTGATTCAGGAATTCAATGTCAAAAGTATAAATGCTGCTCAGATTTCAAACATAATGAATGGCTGCATCAATCTATTCCCCGTCATTGGAGCAATTGTTGCCGACTCTTTCATAGGTTCTTTCTTCGTTGCCTCCATCTCAGCCTGCATCTCTTTGATGGTAATACTCTCACGCTGTTACAAAACGTGCCTGCTGTTTCCTgtattcttctctctttctttcgaCACTTATTTTTTCCCAACACAAGGGATGCTGTCTCTGAACTGTGTCTGCaatctttgtttccttttcatttccttaAGTTCCAGAGCAATTTGTTTAAGTAGTAGGATTTCAACAACTATGTATTTACCTTTGCAGGGAATAGTTCTTTTAGAATTGACTGCAACACTTGATTCCTTGAGACCACAGTCATGTGATGATGGATCAAGCTTGTGCACACCACCATCAAGACTCCAATATGCGGTCCTTTACACAGCTTTGGCTCTGGCATGTATCGGGTGTGGATGTACTCGCTTTACTCTGGCAACAATGGGAGCGAACCAATTTGATAAGCCTAATGATCAAGGGAGGTTCTTTAACTGGTATTTCTTCACTCTTTACACTTCTTCAGCAGTAAGCAGCACGGCCATTGTCTACATTGAGGACAACTTGAGTTGGAGATTGGGATTTGGCCTCAGTGCCATTGCTAACTTCATCGGCTTAGCTTTCTTGTTATTGGGAAACCGTTTCTACCTTCATGTTAAACCACTTGGGAGCCCATTCACTGGTTTAATTCGTGTTATAGTAGCCACGATAAGGAAAAGAAAGGTGCAGCTCTCATCCAAAACCGAGGATTACTACTATGGTCAAGATGGAATTGCAGAAATTCCTCCACCATCTAAAAAGAGGTTCCGGTAGGAAGTCGATTTGTTAAGCTTTCTCGCTTTAGAATCATAATTACTTAATTGCTGTGCCACGACAGTTTTgtattgaattgaatttgagtcaacttttttcaaaaaaaaaaaaaaaaaattgaaaaatgctagAAGGGATTcctttttttgggtaaattatTGGGGGGAATTGTTCTCTCTATGCAATTTGCACAACAATTTCCAGGCTCATGGAAATGCATGCACCTATGATATATGCAGGTTTCTTAATCGTGCAGCGCTCAAAACAGAAGGAGATGTTCAATTGGATGGTTCAGTAGCAAAACCATGGAGGATATGCACAATGCAACAAGTAGAAGATCTCAGAAACCTGATGAGAATATTACCATTATGGTCAACAGGAGTCTTCCTAAGTACCCCAATAGGAATCCTGTCCAGTTTGGCAATCCTCCAAGCTCTAACCATGGACCGTAGCTTTGGTCCTCATTTCAAAATCCCATCTGGATCTATCCTGGTGTTGGTCTTAATCTGGACCTCGATTTCTCTCACCATTATCGATCGTTTCTTATGTCCCATGTGGCAAAAGCTCACTGGTTCCTCTCCAACACCCCTCCAACGAATAG encodes:
- the LOC121238407 gene encoding protein NRT1/ PTR FAMILY 2.7-like: MNGCINLFPVIGAIVADSFIGSFFVASISACISLMGIVLLELTATLDSLRPQSCDDGSSLCTPPSRLQYAVLYTALALACIGCGCTRFTLATMGANQFDKPNDQGRFFNWYFFTLYTSSAVSSTAIVYIEDNLSWRLGFGLSAIANFIGLAFLLLGNRFYLHVKPLGSPFTGLIRVIVATIRKRKVQLSSKTEDYYYGQDGIAEIPPPSKKRFRFLNRAALKTEGDVQLDGSVAKPWRICTMQQVEDLRNLMRILPLWSTGVFLSTPIGILSSLAILQALTMDRSFGPHFKIPSGSILVLVLIWTSISLTIIDRFLCPMWQKLTGSSPTPLQRIGVGHVLNTLSMLTSALVESKRLKVAHAHHLRDQPSSIVPMSVLWLVPQLALVGIGEAFHLPGQVALYYQEFPTSLKTTSTAMISMIIGIAYYLSTALIDLVRRVTGWLPDNLNGGRVDNVYWALVVVGVLNFGYYLMCACSYR